The Manihot esculenta cultivar AM560-2 chromosome 11, M.esculenta_v8, whole genome shotgun sequence genome includes a region encoding these proteins:
- the LOC110627127 gene encoding histone H2B, protein MAPKAEKKPAEKKPAEEKKTVAEKAPAEKKPKAGKKLPKEGGAAAGDKKKKRSKKSTETYKIYIFKVLKQVHPDIGISSKAMGIMNSFINDIFEKLAQEASRLARYNKKPTITSREIQTAVRLVLPGELAKHAVSEGTKAVTKFTSS, encoded by the coding sequence ATGGCTCCAAAGGCAGAAAAGAAGCCGGCCGAGAAGAAGCCTGCGGAAGAGAAGAAAACGGTGGCGGAGAAAGCCCCTGCGGAGAAGAAGCCGAAGGCCGGAAAGAAGCTACCGAAAGAGGGTGGCGCGGCGGCCGGAgacaagaaaaagaagaggtCGAAGAAGAGTACCGAGACGTATAAGATCTACATCTTTAAGGTCTTGAAGCAGGTCCATCCAGACATCGGTATTTCCAGCAAGGCAATGGGTATCATGAACTCCTTTATCAACGATATTTTCGAGAAGCTTGCACAGGAAGCTTCGAGGCTAGCGAGGTACAACAAGAAACCGACAATTACTTCGAGGGAGATTCAGACGGCTGTGAGATTGGTGTTGCCTGGAGAGTTAGCTAAGCACGCCGTGTCTGAGGGGACTAAGGCGGTGACCAAGTTTACTAGCTCTTGA